One Notolabrus celidotus isolate fNotCel1 chromosome 16, fNotCel1.pri, whole genome shotgun sequence DNA window includes the following coding sequences:
- the LOC117827695 gene encoding PR domain zinc finger protein 1-like isoform X2, translated as MAEIYSGGQLQNFIDGYDEHRSNWMRYVNPARSVTEQNLVACQNGKDIYFYTVRPVEPSQELLVWYSPEFAQRLCSQQTDIKQKYTSSEEDQEPDYTKQHLPHQTWLKERTKEEVKEERDEDGEREIDVEMLERDTPPDTPDDQIMDFSKKVEKEEPSDREPEDQEIVPSPQPEHREPSVGLNHQYLPDHRTSIPSTHRNLPLHLHGIYGHREGLVSSYPLYTQSRPIQPAYQLISPYSSHYSRLLLPSYSPPFPGMLPSRGSLRYNSYLGTDGLPYPPIGQPNLLPVSLPYPQSLQGGLKELTPNVSPPRGAPATPELSPVPKTISQHQFPEQSPSGCEEAMNLSLATTKTNTAPRNGPGHKSLPYPLKKQNGKIKYECNICSKTFGQLSNLKVHLRVHSGERPFQCDLCKKSFTQLAHLQKHHLVHTGEKPHECQVCHKRFSSTSNLKTHLRLHSGEKPYQCKLCNTKFTQYIHLKLHRRLHSSRDRHYRCQLCTQTFFHRFSLRIHQRSCCLANSNAPINVHMKEMLERFDASQEADTLTEVATELQVEEAVECWLARTFEGEGKEDQKEATILLKALTAAINAPTPPMAQSAISTSHHCPSPAYQERASVVHFHKQPTVKTEGQ; from the exons ATGGCAGAG ATTTACAGCGGTGGCCAGCTCCAAAACTTTATTGATGGCTACGATGAGCACAGGAGCAACTGGATGCGTTACGTCAACCCAGCCCGCTCTGTGACTGAGCAGAACCTGGTAGCATGTCAGAACGGCAAGGACATCTACTTCTACACCGTCCGACCAGTAGAGCCCAGTCAGGAGCTACTGGTGTGGTACAGCCCGGAGTTTGCGCAAAGGCTCTGCAGCCAACAAACAGACATCAAACAGA AATACACAAGCTCCGAAGAAGACCAAGAGCCAGATTACACAAAACAGCACCTACCTCATCAGACATGGCTCaaagagagaacaaaagaaGAGGTGAAAGAGGAGCGGGATGAagacggagagagggagattgATGTGGAAATGTTAGAGCGAGACACTCCACCCGACACGCCTGATGACCAAATCATGGACTTCAGCAAGAAGGTCGAGAAGGAAGAGCCAAGCGACAGAGAACCTGAAGACCAAGAAATTGTTCCTTCCCCTCAGCCTGAACACAGGGAGCCAAGTGTGGGCTTAAATCACCAGTACTTACCTGATCACCGTACATCCATTCCTTCTACGCACAGAAATCTTCCTCTTCACCTTCATGGCATCTATGGGCACAGGGAGGGCCTTGTTTCATCTTACCCTCTTTACACCCAGTCCAGACCCATCCAGCCTGCCTACCAGCTAATTTCTCCCTACAGCTCACACTATTctcgcctcctcctcccctcctacTCCCCTCCCTTCCCTGGGATGCTGCCCTCAAGAGGATCCCTTCGATACAACAGCTATCTGGGAACAGATGGACTCCCATATCCACCAATTGGACAGCCTAATCTCCTTCCAGTGTCCCTTCCATATCCTCAATCCCTCCAAGGTGGTCTGAAAGAACTTACACCCAATGTGTCTCCACCACGAGGTGCCCCAGCCACTCCAGAGCTTTCTCCTGTCCCCAAGACCATCAGTCAGCATCAGTTTCCAGAGCAGTCGCCCTCTGGTTGCGAGGAAGCCATGAATTTAAGCCTGGCAACAAccaaaaccaacacagcacCACGAAACGGCCCCGGCCACAAATCCCTGCCTTACCCACTGAAGAAGCAGAATGGCAAGATCAAGTATGAATGTAACATCTGCTCCAAGACTTTTGGACAACTCTCAAACCTCAAG GTCCATCTCCGAGTGCACAGTGGTGAGAGACCATTCCAGTGTGACCTTTGCAAAAAGAGCTTCACTCAGCTGGCCCACCTCCAGAAACATCACCTTGTCCACACAGGAGAAAAGCCACATGAATGTCAG GTGTGTCACAAACGCTTCAGTAGTACCAGCAACTTGAAAACACACCTGCGCCTCCACTCTGGGGAAAAGCCATACCAGTGCAAGCTGTGCAACACCAAGTTCACCCAATACATCCACCTCAAACTGCACCGCCGCCTCCACAGCAGCCGTGACCGCCACTACCGCTGCCAGCTCTGCACTCAGACCTTCTTTCACCGCTTCTCTCTACGCATACATCAGCGCAGCTGCTGCCTGGCTAACTCAAACGCACCCATCAATGTACACATGAAAGAGATGTTGGAGCGATTTGACGCCAGTCAAGAGGCTGACACGCTCACAGAGGTGGCAACGGAACTGCAGGTGGAGGAAGCTGTAGAGTGCTGGTTGGCTCGTACTTTTGAAGGGGAGGGGAAAGAGGATCAGAAGGAAGCCACCATCCTGTTAAAAGCTCTGACAGCTGCTATCAATGCACCAACACCACCAATGGCCCAATCAGCTATATCCACATCGCACCACTGCCCATCCCCAGCCTATCAGGAGAGGGCCAGTGTGGTTCACTTCCACAAACAGCCAACCGTAAAGACTGAAGGACAGTGA
- the LOC117827695 gene encoding PR domain zinc finger protein 1-like isoform X1 — protein sequence MKLESASVDTSRWRELDFALNCTYIVPDQVSDPSFSLPKAMTSIPRNLTFEYSTENEVTGVFSKEYIPQGTRFGPLQGDIYTKDNVPKQANRKYFWRIYSGGQLQNFIDGYDEHRSNWMRYVNPARSVTEQNLVACQNGKDIYFYTVRPVEPSQELLVWYSPEFAQRLCSQQTDIKQKYTSSEEDQEPDYTKQHLPHQTWLKERTKEEVKEERDEDGEREIDVEMLERDTPPDTPDDQIMDFSKKVEKEEPSDREPEDQEIVPSPQPEHREPSVGLNHQYLPDHRTSIPSTHRNLPLHLHGIYGHREGLVSSYPLYTQSRPIQPAYQLISPYSSHYSRLLLPSYSPPFPGMLPSRGSLRYNSYLGTDGLPYPPIGQPNLLPVSLPYPQSLQGGLKELTPNVSPPRGAPATPELSPVPKTISQHQFPEQSPSGCEEAMNLSLATTKTNTAPRNGPGHKSLPYPLKKQNGKIKYECNICSKTFGQLSNLKVHLRVHSGERPFQCDLCKKSFTQLAHLQKHHLVHTGEKPHECQVCHKRFSSTSNLKTHLRLHSGEKPYQCKLCNTKFTQYIHLKLHRRLHSSRDRHYRCQLCTQTFFHRFSLRIHQRSCCLANSNAPINVHMKEMLERFDASQEADTLTEVATELQVEEAVECWLARTFEGEGKEDQKEATILLKALTAAINAPTPPMAQSAISTSHHCPSPAYQERASVVHFHKQPTVKTEGQ from the exons ATGAAGCTCGAGAGCGCATCAGTAGACACGAGCCGATGGAGGGAGTTGGACTTTGCCTTGAACTGCACCTACATTGTGCCGGACCAGGTGTCGGATCCGAGCTTCAGCCTCCCCAAAGCGATGACTTCCATCCCGCGCAACCTTACCTTTGAATACAGCACAGAAAATGAG GTGACAGGTGTTTTTAGCAAAGAATACATTCCTCAGGGGACTCGCTTTGGCCCCCTGCAAGGAGACATCTACACCAAAGACAACGTCCCCAAACAAGCCAACAGGAAATACTTCTGGAGG ATTTACAGCGGTGGCCAGCTCCAAAACTTTATTGATGGCTACGATGAGCACAGGAGCAACTGGATGCGTTACGTCAACCCAGCCCGCTCTGTGACTGAGCAGAACCTGGTAGCATGTCAGAACGGCAAGGACATCTACTTCTACACCGTCCGACCAGTAGAGCCCAGTCAGGAGCTACTGGTGTGGTACAGCCCGGAGTTTGCGCAAAGGCTCTGCAGCCAACAAACAGACATCAAACAGA AATACACAAGCTCCGAAGAAGACCAAGAGCCAGATTACACAAAACAGCACCTACCTCATCAGACATGGCTCaaagagagaacaaaagaaGAGGTGAAAGAGGAGCGGGATGAagacggagagagggagattgATGTGGAAATGTTAGAGCGAGACACTCCACCCGACACGCCTGATGACCAAATCATGGACTTCAGCAAGAAGGTCGAGAAGGAAGAGCCAAGCGACAGAGAACCTGAAGACCAAGAAATTGTTCCTTCCCCTCAGCCTGAACACAGGGAGCCAAGTGTGGGCTTAAATCACCAGTACTTACCTGATCACCGTACATCCATTCCTTCTACGCACAGAAATCTTCCTCTTCACCTTCATGGCATCTATGGGCACAGGGAGGGCCTTGTTTCATCTTACCCTCTTTACACCCAGTCCAGACCCATCCAGCCTGCCTACCAGCTAATTTCTCCCTACAGCTCACACTATTctcgcctcctcctcccctcctacTCCCCTCCCTTCCCTGGGATGCTGCCCTCAAGAGGATCCCTTCGATACAACAGCTATCTGGGAACAGATGGACTCCCATATCCACCAATTGGACAGCCTAATCTCCTTCCAGTGTCCCTTCCATATCCTCAATCCCTCCAAGGTGGTCTGAAAGAACTTACACCCAATGTGTCTCCACCACGAGGTGCCCCAGCCACTCCAGAGCTTTCTCCTGTCCCCAAGACCATCAGTCAGCATCAGTTTCCAGAGCAGTCGCCCTCTGGTTGCGAGGAAGCCATGAATTTAAGCCTGGCAACAAccaaaaccaacacagcacCACGAAACGGCCCCGGCCACAAATCCCTGCCTTACCCACTGAAGAAGCAGAATGGCAAGATCAAGTATGAATGTAACATCTGCTCCAAGACTTTTGGACAACTCTCAAACCTCAAG GTCCATCTCCGAGTGCACAGTGGTGAGAGACCATTCCAGTGTGACCTTTGCAAAAAGAGCTTCACTCAGCTGGCCCACCTCCAGAAACATCACCTTGTCCACACAGGAGAAAAGCCACATGAATGTCAG GTGTGTCACAAACGCTTCAGTAGTACCAGCAACTTGAAAACACACCTGCGCCTCCACTCTGGGGAAAAGCCATACCAGTGCAAGCTGTGCAACACCAAGTTCACCCAATACATCCACCTCAAACTGCACCGCCGCCTCCACAGCAGCCGTGACCGCCACTACCGCTGCCAGCTCTGCACTCAGACCTTCTTTCACCGCTTCTCTCTACGCATACATCAGCGCAGCTGCTGCCTGGCTAACTCAAACGCACCCATCAATGTACACATGAAAGAGATGTTGGAGCGATTTGACGCCAGTCAAGAGGCTGACACGCTCACAGAGGTGGCAACGGAACTGCAGGTGGAGGAAGCTGTAGAGTGCTGGTTGGCTCGTACTTTTGAAGGGGAGGGGAAAGAGGATCAGAAGGAAGCCACCATCCTGTTAAAAGCTCTGACAGCTGCTATCAATGCACCAACACCACCAATGGCCCAATCAGCTATATCCACATCGCACCACTGCCCATCCCCAGCCTATCAGGAGAGGGCCAGTGTGGTTCACTTCCACAAACAGCCAACCGTAAAGACTGAAGGACAGTGA